A genomic segment from Armatimonadota bacterium encodes:
- a CDS encoding hypothetical protein (possible pseudo, frameshifted) produces MIAGDGVPLDAVRVDFAAGAVEQVVLRYGREHDILHIEGQGSLLNPASTATLPLIRGSQPTHLILVHRAGQTHIRSYPHVPIPPLREVIRLYEMVASAAGAFAPAPVVGIALNTAHLSEEEARQAIEQVQAETGLPCTDPVRYGAEKLLEAVLKS; encoded by the coding sequence ATGATCGCAGGTGATGGCGTGCCGCTGGATGCGGTGCGAGTGGATTTCGCCGCGGGTGCGGTGGAGCAGGTAGTGCTGCGCTACGGGCGCGAACACGACATCCTGCATATCGAGGGGCAAGGCTCTTTGCTCAATCCCGCTTCCACTGCCACCTTACCGCTGATACGCGGTTCGCAGCCGACGCATCTGATTCTGGTACATCGCGCCGGGCAGACGCACATCCGCAGCTATCCGCATGTGCCCATTCCACCCCTGCGGGAGGTCATTCGGCTTTACGAGATGGTCGCTTCGGCGGCAGGAGCGTTTGCGCCCGCACCGGTAGTGGGTATTGCGCTGAACACGGCGCACCTGAGCGAAGAGGAAGCACGGCAGGCGATAGAGCAGGTGCAAGCTGAAACCGGTTTACCCTGTACCGACCCCGTGCGCTACGGCGCGGAGAAGCTGCTGGAGGCGGTGCTGAAAAGCTAA
- a CDS encoding hypothetical protein (possible pseudo, frameshifted), which yields MTCPDWGYNAVRILPEHRVAILQHGGIRGQFGKTGLALLRYSEAQIVAVIDSECAGGSIPQLTGISRDVPIVASLREALYYQPQILVTGIAPPGGMLPEAWWQEVKEAVAAGLCVVNGLHTPMAEHPDLKPLLREGQWIWDVRREPPGLQLGSGAARELPCLRVLTVGTDMAIGKMSTSIELHRASLTAGTTLGIHRLRADGHHDRR from the coding sequence ATGACTTGCCCGGACTGGGGGTACAACGCCGTGAGGATACTTCCTGAGCACCGCGTGGCGATACTGCAGCATGGTGGTATCCGCGGGCAGTTCGGCAAGACGGGGCTTGCACTGCTGCGCTACAGCGAGGCGCAGATTGTGGCGGTGATTGACTCCGAATGCGCCGGTGGTTCCATACCTCAGCTAACAGGCATCTCGCGCGACGTGCCCATCGTGGCTTCCCTGCGTGAGGCGCTGTACTACCAGCCCCAGATACTGGTGACGGGCATCGCTCCACCCGGCGGCATGCTCCCCGAAGCGTGGTGGCAGGAAGTGAAGGAAGCGGTTGCGGCGGGACTGTGCGTGGTAAACGGCTTGCACACCCCGATGGCGGAGCATCCCGACCTGAAACCCCTGCTGCGCGAAGGGCAATGGATTTGGGATGTACGCCGCGAGCCACCCGGCTTGCAGCTGGGTAGCGGAGCCGCGCGGGAGTTACCCTGCCTGCGCGTGCTCACGGTCGGCACGGACATGGCTATCGGCAAGATGTCCACCAGCATCGAATTACATCGTGCCTCGCTGACGGCGGGGACTACGCTCGGCATTCATCGCCTCCGGGCAGACGGGCATCATGATCGCAGGTGA
- a CDS encoding L-Ala-D/L-Glu epimerase, with translation MRCILFTAQDLLLQERIAGLVNTECTMRVQYETFTVNKRFPLTISRGTTAQTTNLWLRVEAEGIEGWGEASPFSIGTYRESTESLLQGAEQAANLLEPLHPLQRHRVEQLLQEHHVPRALHAAIDIALHDWLGKAVGLPLWKLWGLEREQIVPTTVTIGINPPDVARQRVRDWLALTGAKALKVKLGSPEGIEADKAMLDAVREEIPEGVILRVDANGGWSLQDAITMCRWLAERGVEYVEQPLPKGMEDSLPELHRQSPLPIFVDESCFTSKDVPKLVERVHGVNLKLMKCGGLSEAMRIVHTARACGLQVMFGCYSDSSLAITAAAHLSPLADHLDLDSHLNLLDDPFVGAILQDGRVVPNDLPGLGVQRREDTS, from the coding sequence ATGAGATGTATTCTGTTCACCGCACAGGACCTCCTTCTGCAGGAACGGATTGCGGGTTTGGTGAACACTGAATGCACTATGCGCGTGCAGTATGAAACCTTTACGGTCAACAAGCGATTTCCACTGACTATCAGCCGAGGCACCACTGCCCAGACGACTAACCTGTGGCTGCGCGTCGAGGCAGAAGGCATCGAGGGCTGGGGTGAAGCCTCGCCCTTCTCCATTGGCACGTACCGTGAGAGCACCGAGTCTTTACTGCAAGGGGCAGAGCAAGCGGCTAACTTGCTGGAGCCTCTGCATCCTCTACAACGCCATCGCGTCGAGCAACTGCTGCAAGAACATCACGTTCCACGCGCTCTGCACGCTGCGATAGACATCGCCCTGCACGACTGGCTGGGCAAAGCGGTAGGTCTGCCTTTGTGGAAACTGTGGGGACTGGAGCGAGAACAGATTGTGCCCACCACCGTTACCATTGGCATCAACCCGCCCGACGTAGCGCGTCAGCGTGTGCGCGACTGGCTGGCTCTGACAGGCGCAAAGGCTCTGAAGGTGAAGCTGGGCAGCCCCGAAGGCATCGAGGCAGATAAAGCCATGTTGGACGCCGTGCGTGAGGAGATACCAGAAGGCGTCATCCTGCGCGTGGACGCGAATGGCGGCTGGAGCTTGCAGGACGCTATCACTATGTGCCGGTGGCTGGCGGAGCGCGGTGTGGAGTACGTGGAACAGCCGCTGCCCAAAGGAATGGAAGATTCCCTGCCGGAGCTGCACCGCCAATCGCCGCTGCCGATTTTCGTGGACGAGAGCTGCTTCACCAGCAAGGACGTGCCCAAACTGGTTGAACGGGTGCATGGCGTGAACCTGAAGTTGATGAAATGTGGTGGTTTGAGTGAGGCGATGCGTATCGTACATACCGCCCGCGCGTGTGGGCTGCAGGTGATGTTCGGCTGCTACTCCGATAGCAGTCTCGCCATTACCGCGGCGGCGCATCTCTCCCCTCTCGCCGACCACCTGGACCTGGACAGCCACCTGAACCTGCTGGACGACCCCTTCGTGGGCGCAATCCTGCAGGACGGACGGGTTGTTCCGAATGACTTGCCCGGACTGGGGGTACAACGCCGTGAGGATACTTCCTGA